One genomic segment of Mycolicibacterium psychrotolerans includes these proteins:
- a CDS encoding SDR family NAD(P)-dependent oxidoreductase, protein MSKHSTDSSSSRFADRVAIVTGAGAKDGIGAAVARQLVDEGARVVLGATSARVHDRASELGDSAIGVIGDLTRDGTAEELVRVATSRWGRLDILVNNAGMTSVSSGWDADAEVAELTLTEWNEAIGRNLTTAFLMCRAAVPEMTRRGYGRIVSVGSTTGTVNAMPGQSTYTTAKAGLVGLSRALALEVVGRGVTVNVVAPGYVATGSQLPFEAAAAQAGPIGRSATPDEIASCVAFLAHESASFVTGAVLVADGGHNLPETWGRS, encoded by the coding sequence GTGTCTAAGCACTCAACAGATTCCAGTTCGTCGCGCTTCGCCGATCGGGTCGCCATCGTCACCGGCGCCGGCGCGAAGGATGGCATCGGCGCGGCGGTTGCCAGACAACTGGTTGACGAAGGCGCACGAGTGGTCCTCGGCGCGACGTCCGCGCGGGTCCACGACCGTGCGTCGGAGTTGGGCGACTCGGCGATCGGCGTCATCGGCGACCTCACGCGGGACGGCACGGCAGAAGAGCTCGTGCGGGTCGCGACAAGCCGGTGGGGCCGTCTGGACATTCTGGTGAACAACGCCGGGATGACGTCAGTCTCGTCTGGCTGGGATGCCGACGCTGAGGTCGCTGAACTGACACTTACCGAATGGAATGAGGCCATCGGCCGCAACCTCACCACCGCGTTCCTCATGTGCCGAGCCGCCGTCCCCGAGATGACGCGACGCGGGTACGGGCGCATCGTGTCCGTCGGTTCGACCACCGGCACGGTGAACGCCATGCCCGGGCAATCGACGTACACGACTGCGAAGGCAGGACTCGTCGGATTGAGCCGAGCCCTCGCCCTCGAGGTCGTCGGTCGCGGGGTAACGGTGAACGTCGTCGCGCCCGGTTACGTCGCGACGGGTTCGCAACTGCCTTTCGAAGCCGCAGCGGCGCAGGCCGGACCGATCGGACGCAGCGCGACGCCGGACGAGATCGCCTCGTGCGTCGCCTTTCTCGCCCACGAGTCGGCGTCCTTTGTCACCGGCGCCGTGCTCGTCGCCGACGGTGGCCACAACCTGCCCGAGACGTGGGGACGCTCCTAG
- a CDS encoding cation diffusion facilitator family transporter: MTHEHDHHHEHPHSHDHPTGVRAAVKEIFAPHSHDHSDSIDGALESSAAGIRAVKISLVALAATAVVQVGIVAISGSVALMADTIHNFSDALTSIPLWIAFALGTKAATRRYTYGYGRAEDLAGLFVIAMIALSAIIAGVESVRRLINPVPINNIGWVAAAGLVGFIGNELVAVYRIRVGRRIGSAALVADGLHARTDGFTSLAVVLGAGGVALGYPLADPIVGLLITAAILAVLRTAVRDVFRRLLDAVDPELVDAAETALAAEPGVIAVRSVKMRWIGHRIHADAELDIDPATSLADAHRIAHEAEHTLTHAVPKLATALVHAYPSSTHGAPRV, from the coding sequence ATGACGCACGAACACGATCACCATCACGAACACCCCCACAGCCACGATCACCCCACCGGCGTGCGCGCAGCGGTGAAGGAGATCTTCGCCCCGCACAGCCACGACCACTCCGACAGCATCGACGGGGCCCTCGAGTCGAGCGCCGCCGGCATCCGGGCGGTCAAGATCAGCCTTGTCGCGCTCGCCGCGACGGCCGTCGTGCAGGTGGGCATCGTGGCCATCTCGGGTTCGGTCGCACTGATGGCCGACACCATCCACAACTTCTCCGACGCGCTGACGTCGATCCCGCTGTGGATCGCGTTCGCACTCGGCACCAAGGCGGCCACTCGCCGCTACACCTACGGGTACGGTCGCGCGGAGGACCTGGCCGGGCTGTTCGTCATCGCGATGATCGCTCTGTCGGCGATCATCGCCGGCGTCGAATCCGTTCGCCGCCTGATCAATCCGGTGCCGATCAACAACATCGGGTGGGTCGCAGCGGCCGGGCTGGTCGGCTTCATCGGCAACGAGCTCGTCGCGGTCTACCGCATCCGCGTCGGACGCCGGATCGGCTCGGCCGCCCTGGTCGCCGACGGATTGCACGCCCGGACCGACGGATTCACGTCGCTGGCCGTGGTGCTCGGCGCCGGCGGCGTCGCCCTGGGCTACCCGCTGGCCGACCCCATCGTAGGCCTGCTCATCACCGCAGCGATCCTGGCAGTCCTGCGCACCGCGGTGCGCGACGTATTTCGGCGGCTGCTGGACGCCGTCGACCCCGAGTTGGTAGACGCCGCCGAAACGGCACTGGCCGCCGAACCGGGCGTGATCGCCGTGCGCAGCGTGAAGATGCGCTGGATCGGCCATCGCATCCATGCCGACGCCGAACTCGACATCGACCCGGCCACCAGCCTTGCCGACGCTCATCGGATCGCCCACGAGGCCGAGCACACGCTCACCCACGCGGTGCCCAAACTCGCCACCGCCCTCGTCCACGCCTACCCGTCGAGCACTCACGGCGCTCCCCGCGTCTAG
- a CDS encoding ArsR/SmtB family transcription factor, with amino-acid sequence MNADNGACGRRLPDDQVDLVVEVFRMLADATRVQVVWALVGREMSVNDLATHIGKPASSVSQHLAKLRMARLVRTRRDGTTIFYTLDNDHVGQLVTDAVFNAEHAGPDVPGHHRDADELASLHPITMDIKRSQGRRT; translated from the coding sequence ATGAATGCAGATAACGGTGCATGCGGCCGTCGACTGCCCGACGATCAGGTGGACCTGGTCGTCGAGGTCTTCCGGATGCTGGCCGACGCCACCCGAGTGCAGGTGGTGTGGGCGCTGGTGGGCCGCGAGATGTCGGTCAACGACCTCGCCACCCACATCGGCAAACCGGCGTCGTCGGTGTCCCAGCACCTGGCCAAGCTGCGGATGGCGCGACTCGTTCGAACCCGCCGGGACGGCACCACCATCTTCTACACCCTGGACAACGACCACGTGGGTCAATTGGTCACCGACGCTGTCTTCAACGCCGAGCATGCAGGACCGGATGTGCCCGGCCACCACCGCGACGCCGATGAGTTGGCCAGCCTGCACCCGATCACCATGGACATCAAGCGATCTCAGGGACGCCGCACATGA
- a CDS encoding DUF1918 domain-containing protein → MKAKVGDWLVIKGTTIDRPDQQGLITEVHSSDGAPPYVVRWLETDHETTVFPGPDATVVTAAEQVAKDERARHRFGSAQSAINRHPRSE, encoded by the coding sequence ATGAAGGCGAAGGTTGGCGACTGGCTGGTGATCAAGGGCACGACCATCGATCGACCGGATCAGCAGGGGCTGATCACCGAGGTTCACTCGTCTGATGGTGCGCCACCGTACGTCGTACGGTGGCTGGAAACCGACCATGAGACAACGGTGTTTCCGGGGCCGGACGCGACCGTTGTCACTGCAGCGGAGCAGGTGGCGAAGGACGAGCGTGCGCGACACCGGTTCGGATCGGCGCAGTCGGCGATCAACCGTCACCCCCGAAGCGAGTAG
- a CDS encoding phosphoribosyltransferase family protein has product MKPFDDRVDAGRQLARRLEPLRGQDVVVLGLPRGGVPVAFEVAQALQAPLDVLVVRKLGVPFQPELAFGAIGEDGVRVLNDSIVHEAHLDNDAMDVVEEEQRIELRRRAERFRRGRDRISLAGRTAVIVDDGIATGATAKAACQVARAHGAGKVVLAVPIGPDDIVARFAGYADEVVCLSTPAFFFAVGQGYRHFTQTSENEVVALLDRARDHAAETSAAGAVDPPLRDEEVTVAAGSVTVAGHLTIPERPSGIVVFAHGSGSSRHSPRNRYVAEVLNRAGLATLLFDLLTPAEERNRANVFDIELLARRLVDVTRWLAAQPDTASLPVGYFGASTGAGAALAAATDPHVNVGAVVSRGGRPDLAGRSLANVVAPTLLIVGGRDEVVLELNRQARNAIPGTCELAVVPGATHLFEEPGTLEQAAELACHWFIDHLSHVVASQ; this is encoded by the coding sequence ATGAAACCATTTGACGATCGTGTCGACGCTGGACGCCAATTGGCACGGCGTCTGGAACCTCTCCGGGGCCAGGACGTCGTCGTGCTCGGCCTGCCGCGAGGCGGCGTGCCAGTGGCCTTCGAGGTCGCCCAGGCTCTGCAGGCTCCCCTCGACGTGCTCGTGGTCCGCAAGTTGGGCGTGCCGTTTCAACCCGAACTGGCCTTCGGCGCCATCGGCGAGGACGGTGTGCGTGTCCTCAATGACAGCATCGTGCATGAGGCACACCTCGACAACGACGCCATGGACGTCGTCGAAGAGGAGCAGAGGATCGAACTGCGACGCCGCGCGGAACGTTTTCGCCGCGGACGTGACCGAATCTCGCTCGCGGGGCGAACCGCCGTGATCGTCGACGACGGCATCGCCACGGGGGCGACCGCGAAGGCGGCCTGCCAGGTTGCCCGCGCCCACGGTGCCGGCAAGGTGGTGCTGGCGGTTCCGATCGGTCCGGACGACATCGTCGCGAGGTTCGCCGGCTACGCCGACGAGGTGGTCTGCCTGAGCACACCCGCGTTCTTCTTCGCAGTCGGGCAGGGATACCGCCACTTCACCCAGACCTCCGAGAACGAGGTCGTCGCGCTGCTCGACCGCGCCCGAGACCATGCCGCGGAGACCTCTGCCGCCGGCGCCGTCGACCCGCCGCTGCGCGACGAGGAGGTCACGGTGGCAGCCGGATCGGTCACGGTGGCCGGGCACCTGACGATCCCCGAACGCCCGAGCGGCATCGTCGTGTTCGCGCACGGCAGCGGGAGCAGCCGGCACAGCCCCCGCAACCGCTATGTCGCCGAGGTCTTGAACAGGGCCGGCCTTGCCACGCTGCTGTTCGACCTGCTCACGCCGGCCGAAGAACGCAACCGCGCCAACGTCTTCGACATCGAGTTGCTGGCTCGACGGTTGGTCGACGTCACGCGTTGGCTGGCCGCCCAGCCCGACACCGCGTCACTTCCGGTGGGTTACTTCGGCGCGAGCACCGGGGCGGGCGCCGCGCTGGCCGCGGCCACCGATCCGCACGTGAACGTCGGCGCCGTCGTTTCCCGCGGCGGTCGGCCCGATCTTGCCGGTCGGTCGCTGGCGAACGTCGTCGCGCCGACCCTGCTGATCGTCGGCGGACGCGACGAGGTGGTCCTGGAGCTGAATCGACAAGCACGAAACGCAATACCCGGGACATGCGAACTCGCCGTGGTTCCCGGTGCCACGCACCTGTTCGAAGAGCCCGGCACGCTCGAACAGGCCGCGGAGCTGGCATGCCACTGGTTCATCGACCACCTGAGCCATGTTGTCGCATCACAGTGA
- a CDS encoding universal stress protein, which produces MSRVASHHGVVVGTDGSPSSRVAMQWAAGEAAMRHAPLTIVHVAALLGGASSVFAWPVGGVPEEVLEIQENDARRVVADAITAVEGCTAGGDRPEIHSEVFFGGPVPTLVDVSAQAQLLVVGCRGRTGQHRRLLGSVSTALIYHSHCPVAVVHDEVPPSPQSGRLPVLVGIDGSRASESATALAFDEASWRGVDLAALHVWSDADMATVPGMEVGALQHAADKTLAERLAGWQERYPEVNVHRLVEFEDPARQLLDHAQRAQLVIVGSHGRGGFARMLLGSVSATVTQAARVPVIVARRH; this is translated from the coding sequence ATGTCCAGAGTGGCTTCACACCATGGAGTCGTCGTAGGCACCGACGGTTCTCCGTCGTCACGAGTGGCGATGCAGTGGGCGGCTGGGGAGGCGGCGATGCGCCACGCCCCGCTCACCATCGTTCACGTCGCCGCGTTGTTGGGGGGTGCGTCGTCGGTCTTCGCGTGGCCTGTCGGCGGAGTCCCTGAGGAGGTGTTGGAAATTCAGGAGAATGACGCCCGTAGGGTCGTCGCGGACGCGATCACAGCAGTCGAGGGCTGCACTGCGGGCGGTGATCGCCCGGAGATCCACAGTGAAGTGTTCTTCGGTGGTCCCGTGCCGACCCTTGTCGATGTGTCCGCACAGGCCCAATTGCTGGTGGTGGGCTGCCGCGGGCGAACCGGTCAACATCGCCGCCTGCTCGGGTCGGTCAGCACCGCATTGATCTATCACTCGCACTGTCCTGTCGCGGTGGTCCACGACGAGGTGCCGCCCTCGCCGCAATCCGGGCGACTGCCGGTGCTGGTGGGGATCGATGGATCGCGCGCATCGGAATCGGCCACGGCTTTGGCGTTCGACGAAGCCTCTTGGCGCGGTGTCGATCTGGCGGCGTTGCACGTGTGGAGCGATGCGGACATGGCCACCGTCCCCGGCATGGAGGTCGGGGCTCTGCAACACGCGGCGGACAAGACGCTGGCCGAGCGCCTTGCCGGTTGGCAGGAACGCTACCCGGAGGTCAACGTCCACCGTCTGGTCGAATTCGAGGACCCCGCCCGCCAGCTTCTGGACCATGCACAGAGGGCTCAGCTCGTCATCGTCGGGAGCCACGGTCGCGGCGGATTCGCCCGGATGTTGCTCGGTTCGGTCAGCGCCACCGTGACGCAGGCAGCTCGCGTGCCGGTCATCGTCGCGCGTCGGCACTAG
- a CDS encoding site-2 protease family protein, translating into MNEGIPLGRVMDFPLSIDWSVLVIMWLFTWSLAATLPDAAPGRPSIAYWLAGACGAAVLLASLLAHELTHAVVARRRGVEVLEVKLWLFGGIARLGGEAKTPGAEFRIAVSGPVTSLLLAAVFAGLAAGLRTVGADEIVVAVAWWLAGINLILGLFNLLPGAPLDGGRILRAYLWRRHGDGMRAAVGAARAGRRVAYALMGLGLLEFLAGSMVGGVWMAFVGWFLFTAARDEEAWIQTRRSLTGVSVLDVMTADPHTASGGISVEEFIQQYLLGDRHSAYPVTGGHGAVTGLISLTELRRVAPDQRATTLVRDAAIPRDEVPVADPHEPFVALLERLARTGGKRALVLDAGRVAGIVTTSDITRWIDVRRLAMPELAGALRFASERAV; encoded by the coding sequence GTGAACGAGGGCATTCCGCTCGGCAGGGTGATGGACTTTCCCCTGAGCATCGACTGGAGCGTCCTGGTGATCATGTGGCTGTTCACGTGGAGCTTGGCCGCAACGTTGCCTGACGCCGCGCCGGGGCGCCCGTCGATCGCGTACTGGCTGGCCGGGGCCTGCGGCGCGGCGGTGCTTCTCGCGTCGCTCCTGGCCCACGAGCTGACTCATGCCGTGGTCGCTCGTCGCCGGGGCGTCGAGGTCCTCGAGGTGAAGCTGTGGCTGTTCGGGGGCATCGCCCGCCTCGGCGGCGAGGCGAAGACGCCGGGAGCAGAGTTTCGGATTGCGGTGTCGGGTCCCGTGACGAGCCTGTTGCTGGCGGCGGTGTTCGCCGGCCTGGCCGCGGGCCTGCGGACCGTCGGAGCGGACGAGATCGTGGTCGCCGTCGCGTGGTGGCTGGCCGGCATCAACCTGATACTCGGGCTGTTCAACCTGCTGCCCGGTGCGCCGCTGGACGGTGGCCGGATCCTGCGGGCGTACCTGTGGCGCCGACACGGTGACGGAATGCGTGCAGCTGTCGGCGCGGCGCGCGCCGGACGCCGGGTCGCCTACGCGCTGATGGGGTTGGGGCTGCTCGAGTTCCTGGCAGGCTCCATGGTCGGCGGCGTGTGGATGGCGTTCGTCGGCTGGTTCCTGTTCACCGCTGCCCGCGACGAAGAAGCGTGGATACAGACCCGGCGGTCCCTGACGGGCGTGTCGGTCCTCGACGTCATGACTGCCGATCCGCATACCGCTTCCGGCGGGATCTCGGTCGAAGAATTCATCCAGCAGTACCTGCTCGGCGATCGCCACTCGGCATATCCGGTCACCGGGGGCCACGGGGCGGTCACGGGACTGATCTCGCTGACCGAACTGCGTCGCGTCGCACCGGATCAGCGCGCGACCACCCTGGTCCGCGACGCGGCCATACCGAGAGACGAGGTCCCCGTGGCTGATCCGCACGAGCCGTTCGTCGCGTTACTCGAGCGGCTGGCGCGGACGGGAGGTAAGCGTGCCCTCGTCCTCGACGCGGGTCGGGTCGCCGGCATCGTCACCACCAGCGATATCACCAGGTGGATTGACGTGCGCAGGCTCGCGATGCCTGAACTGGCGGGCGCGCTGAGGTTCGCCAGCGAGAGGGCGGTCTGA
- a CDS encoding DUF2267 domain-containing protein: MTKRPSWVSKSCHSGPPLGRGPLIDHIDRDRFARSGRANPVKAHGREALSYVACGQPLPRHEIRVVDATGAELGDRREGRIEFRGPSATVGYFHNPSATRSLSHGDWLDTGDLGYIADADLYVTGRVKDIIIRAGRNLHPAELEEAVGNIAGVRRGCVAVFASAAPAGGAERLVVVAETRATDEQTTDALRTEIVSTTVDLLPLPPDDVVLAPPRSVPQTSSGKIRRAASREKYEGGRIGARPRALWWELLRIRVRGFAPSWPSTLVCRTLAAACLTVDAQEVVMVAKSKVSALDHAMHIAHVWVNDVAKEFDTDDREFAHGVLRAWLHTLRDRLPVEAAAQFAAQLPATTAALLHHLPSAQMDKTLYQLPREIRVLLHPEPSLGA; the protein is encoded by the coding sequence GTGACCAAGCGTCCGTCATGGGTGTCAAAGTCCTGTCACTCAGGGCCGCCGCTTGGCCGAGGCCCGCTGATCGACCACATCGACCGCGACAGATTCGCGCGGTCGGGCCGGGCCAACCCGGTGAAGGCCCACGGACGGGAAGCGCTGAGTTACGTCGCTTGCGGACAACCCCTGCCGCGCCACGAGATCCGCGTCGTCGACGCCACCGGAGCCGAGCTGGGTGACCGTCGCGAGGGGCGCATCGAGTTTCGCGGCCCGTCGGCGACCGTTGGCTACTTTCACAACCCCTCCGCCACACGGTCGCTCTCCCACGGGGACTGGCTCGATACCGGCGATCTCGGCTACATCGCCGATGCCGACCTGTACGTCACCGGTCGGGTCAAGGACATCATCATCCGCGCTGGACGCAATCTGCACCCTGCCGAGCTCGAAGAAGCCGTCGGCAACATCGCCGGCGTCCGCAGGGGATGCGTCGCCGTGTTCGCCTCTGCTGCCCCTGCCGGGGGCGCCGAGCGGCTCGTTGTGGTGGCCGAGACGCGAGCAACCGATGAGCAGACGACCGACGCATTGCGCACCGAGATCGTCTCGACAACAGTGGATCTGCTCCCTTTGCCGCCCGACGACGTGGTCCTCGCACCACCGCGCAGCGTTCCGCAGACATCGAGTGGCAAGATCCGTCGGGCCGCCAGCCGGGAAAAGTACGAAGGCGGCCGGATCGGCGCCCGACCACGAGCGCTGTGGTGGGAACTGTTGCGCATCCGCGTCCGTGGCTTCGCACCGTCGTGGCCTTCGACTCTGGTGTGCAGAACACTGGCCGCTGCGTGCTTGACCGTGGATGCGCAGGAGGTGGTCATGGTTGCCAAGTCGAAAGTGTCAGCGCTTGATCACGCGATGCACATCGCGCATGTATGGGTGAACGATGTCGCCAAGGAGTTCGACACCGATGACCGGGAGTTCGCGCACGGGGTGCTCCGGGCATGGCTCCACACCCTTCGCGATCGCCTCCCCGTTGAGGCAGCCGCGCAGTTTGCAGCTCAGCTGCCGGCGACTACCGCCGCGCTGCTGCACCACCTGCCGTCTGCGCAGATGGATAAGACCCTATATCAGCTTCCGCGTGAGATCCGCGTTCTCCTGCACCCCGAACCGTCGTTGGGGGCGTGA